The following coding sequences lie in one Flavobacterium cyclinae genomic window:
- a CDS encoding DUF2721 domain-containing protein — MTLSIETPALLFSATSLILLAYTNRFLTIAQIVRGLKKNYDDNHNKNILLEIKNLNLRLTLIRYMQLFGVMCLFLSVFAMLLLYIGQDSIGIYLFGASLLSLLISLGISFWEISISVNALRVHLKDLSDDIE; from the coding sequence ATGACACTTTCAATCGAAACTCCCGCTTTATTATTTTCAGCAACTTCACTAATTCTTTTAGCTTATACGAATCGATTTTTAACAATTGCCCAAATTGTTCGCGGTTTAAAGAAAAACTACGACGACAATCATAATAAAAATATACTTTTAGAAATCAAAAACCTAAACTTACGACTCACACTCATTCGATACATGCAACTTTTTGGCGTTATGTGCTTATTCTTGTCGGTTTTTGCTATGTTACTATTGTATATTGGTCAAGATTCTATTGGAATATATCTTTTTGGAGCTAGTTTGTTAAGTTTATTAATTTCTTTAGGCATTTCGTTTTGGGAAATTAGTATTTCTGTTAATGCTTTACGAGTGCATTTAAAAGATTTATCTGATGATATTGAATAA